The genomic region GTAGGTTGTCCCTACCCTTATCCCTCCGGGCAGGTTCACGCTGCCCTCTACTCCTATCCCTGCTATTTGCAGGGATTCGGAGATACCTTTCCCAAACTCGTAGATTCTTACCCTTACTACTTTCTTAAGTCCCGTCACAAGGTCAAACCACTTCCTTTTGAACTTCCTTAAGATGTTTCTCGCTCCGTTAACGTCTGCGTTAATGAGTCCTTTAATCGGTGATAGGAAAAGTCCTCTCTTTATCCTTCTTCCGTTACCCTTGCTCTCTTTTTTAACTCCTGCATTTTCGTCGCAGGAGTCGGTAACGGAAGTGTAGCTTTCGTCTATCAGCTTAACTTCTATCCCCACTTCTTTGAGCTTGTATCTTAAGTATTCTGTTGCTTTCCCGTGCGGTAACAGCTTGAACATTTGATTCACAAGGTCTGGAAGGTTGTTTTCCTTATTCTTTGACTCCTGAACTTTTCCTATTACTACTGTCTTGACATTATTTAAAACCGCAAGCTTTGTTATGAGACTGCTTACTTTGTGTGCGTAGTCTCTTAAAAGGTTTTTAACACTTTTCCAAAGTCTGTGAAGTTTCCTCTCCAACTTAATCGTCGGCAGTCCTTTATTTTTTAGGTTATCAACTCTCTTTTGCAGGTTAAATATCTTTTTGAGCTTTTTCCTGAGAAGGGTCTTTAGACCTCTACCATCTATGATGTAAGAAATAGGATTTTTCTCTATCACACAGGTGGCAAAGTTTGATATTCCGTAGTCTATCGCTAATACTTTGTTACTTTGCAGTTTGACCTCCGGAACTTTTTTCTCATACACTACTACCGCTTTAAAGCTTACCTGTCCGTAGGACTTATACGGAACTATCTGTATGTTGAGAACTTTGAGGTTTTCTAAGTCCTTATACCCTGTCTCTATCCATAGGTAAGCAGGTGAATATCCAAACTTTTTGAGCAGGTATTCTTTTAAGTTTTTTGATAGCGAAAGTCTTATCCTACTTCCTTCTATCTTGAATCCTGTTTTATCCCAAGTTACCACTCTGTGGGGAATTTCAGGATTTACGCAGCTTGGCGGTTTAACTACACTTACTCCTTTCTTTTTGAACTTCTTAGGGTCTTTTAGGAACTTGAAAAAGTTATTCCATCCTCTTGACAGCTCATCAAGGACTATTTGAGCACAGCGGGATTGTAAGGAGCGTAAGTGTAGGGATTCATCTTTGAGTTTGTT from Desulfurobacterium sp. TC5-1 harbors:
- a CDS encoding RNA-guided endonuclease TnpB family protein translates to MKRAIVFELNRLTEEQEIILGYLTYHAGRLWNQANYLIKNKLAKPDYRDLYNKLKDESLHLRSLQSRCAQIVLDELSRGWNNFFKFLKDPKKFKKKGVSVVKPPSCVNPEIPHRVVTWDKTGFKIEGSRIRLSLSKNLKEYLLKKFGYSPAYLWIETGYKDLENLKVLNIQIVPYKSYGQVSFKAVVVYEKKVPEVKLQSNKVLAIDYGISNFATCVIEKNPISYIIDGRGLKTLLRKKLKKIFNLQKRVDNLKNKGLPTIKLERKLHRLWKSVKNLLRDYAHKVSSLITKLAVLNNVKTVVIGKVQESKNKENNLPDLVNQMFKLLPHGKATEYLRYKLKEVGIEVKLIDESYTSVTDSCDENAGVKKESKGNGRRIKRGLFLSPIKGLINADVNGARNILRKFKRKWFDLVTGLKKVVRVRIYEFGKGISESLQIAGIGVEGSVNLPGGIRVGTTYQTPSEAYDFSRR